The genomic window AAAGATAAAAATAAATTAAAATCTTATTGGGATGAGGCATTAAGGAAAATATTAAAAGAGGATGGTGAAGTAGCAATAGTAACTATTGGAGATCCCACACTTTATAGCACATTCTCATATTTATGGAAATTGTTAAAAGAGAATGGGGTTGAAGTAGAGGTAATTAATGGAGTGTCATCAATATTTGCATCAGCAAAAGCTTTAAATATGCCTTTAGTAGAAGGAGATGAAAAGCTCTGTATCTTACCACAAGGAAAGGATCTATATAAATATATTGATGAATTTGATACTATAATAGTTATGAAAACCAAAAATTTAAAAGAATGTCTAAAGGATATTATGAATAGGGATGATATATTAATTGGATTAGTTAAAAAAGCTTCTTTTAATGATGAAAAAGTATTTTTTGGAAAAATAAAAGATGCAAAATTTGAAGAATTCAATGATTATCTATCAATGGCAATTATAAAAAAGGTTAAAGAATGAGATTAATAAAATACTTTCCAGAAGAATTTAAAAATGGATTATATTTAATTCCTACAGATAAGGATAATATTTCAGAGGAAAATAAGATTTTAATAGGTGACAGTGTAATAATTAAAGTATTCTCTACACCAAATGTGAAAAAAACTCTTTCAAAAATTCTTTATATAATAAAAGATAAATATTATCTTTTTAAAGATATTAATAAAGCTGTATGGCTAAAAAATTTCTTGAATTATGTTAATAAGAAGATATATTTTGATAATTATTATAGAGCAAAAAAAGCTTGGTTTAGATTAATAAAAGATTTATTTAAAGATCTAGAAAAAGATTTTAATAGATTTATGGGCAAATTTATAAATATTCTAAAAGTTTTAAATCCAATTCTTGTATTTGGTTTGCATGATATTAGAAAATGGAATTATAAAAAAGGATTTATCAATTTTATAAAATATTTAAGAAAACATAACATATCAATAGTTTTAAGATATCCATTAGAAGCTCATGGGTTAATAAAATCTCTGTTTCCAGAAGCTATTTTAAATGTAGATGTAGCTATAAGATATTTTGCTAAAATTCATGGGTATTATATAAGTAAAAAGGTAGCAAGATATTTATTAGAAATAACTAATGGAAATTTGGAGATGGTTTATATCATATTAAAACATAGCAAAAGAGAAATTAGAAATTTGAGGGAGCTAAAAATACCTTGGCTAAAAATTTTGCCATATATAGTTGATTCGAAATATCGAAAATTGGTAGAGGTTATTATTGAAGTAAGAAGTTTTAAAATAGAAGATATTATCAATAAAGTAGATTATAGTTTATCAACAATTTACAGATATTTAAATGACCTTGTAGATTTAGGTATATTGTCAAAAGTAAGATATAAAAGATATGTTAGATTTAGATTAAAAATTAAAAAAGAAAAAATATTAGAATTGATTAAAAATTACAGTTTTGAAAATTGGTTTTCTATTTTTTTAATGGAATGTTTCCCCATAGATGTTTCTAAATTTCGGTAAATATATTAATAAAAATTTTTAATGTTTTATTAAAAATTATGAGTAGTGTATGGTTGTGACAATTCAAGTTTTTATGATTTTACATACAAATAATAAAATAAGAAATTTAGTATAAAAATAAATTTCTTAAAAGATTTTCGAATTTTCGAAGTGCATATATGTATAACCTTCACACCCCTATACCCACATAGAACAAAATTAAAATTATCACAATACTATATTATTTTTTTGATCTATAAAAGAAAAACAAAATTGTTAATTTATAAATTATAAAAAATAAAATCATTTATAATAAAAATAAAAAAATAATTGTTAAATATATGTTATTTTAAAAAATAAAAAATAAAAAATTCTTATTTTCACATAAAAACAATGAAATTTTTAATAAAACATAAAATAAGTTATAAAATTCTTTAAATTAGTTTTGTGATAATCACAACTATCTAAAATTCATTATTGTTTGGGGAAAAGCTATACATATATGCACTTCGAAAATTCGAAATTTTTAAATTTGAATCTATTAATGGATTTTAGTCATCTTTGATCTTCTCATATAATTTTTTGAGGTATTCTATATGTTTACAGTTCTTAGATTGACAAGGCACACACCACCATTCTCCAAAAGTATTTCTAAAAACTTTCCCTATAAGCTCTCCATTGCTATCATAGAAGTAAAATGTATAACCTCCAAGAAAATCCTTTTCCCACTTAATACTAAAACCAACTTTACTTAATGGATAGTGTTTCAGTGTGAATTTCTTTTTTGACAATATTTCGAAAACATTCGAAAAACTCAAATCGAATATTTCTGCCGCCATTCTCTTTAATTTAGCTATTCCTACTTTTGTCAGGTTATAATAAACCCTATGACCTAACCTTTTCCTTTCCATAAACCCAAGAGCAGAGCATAACCTTAAAAAAGAGCATGCTAAACCTTTTGATATATTTAAATCTTCTGATAACTTTTGCGGAAATGTACTTCCTGTTATTAACATATAGTGTAAAATGGCTTTTCTATATATAGTTGATACAATTTCTTTAGGTAGATATTCCATTTAATATCACCAATTTTTATTTTATTTGACATTATTATTTAAAATTTTCTATTATTTCAATTATCATTTGAAAACTATTATAAATAAGTTTAGATTCATTTTATAATTGATAAATTTATTAACTTGGATGAGTATTACTGAGATTTTCTCAAATTATCTTTCCAATGTTAACATATTTTTACCAATATTTATATTTTTCTCAAAAATTGAAAAAAATATTCTTCCTTTTTGAAAATAAAATAAAATTAATATCAGTTATGTACTATAAAAAGTTTAAATTCATAGTTTTTATATCAAAAAAATCTTAGATTCATAATTTTTAGAATTTCAACTTTTAATAATTTTCCTAGAGGAAAAATTCAAGAAAACTTTATTTCATAAGAATAGTATATAAAGTTTTTAAAATTTTTTAAAGTTTTCTTCTGAGCATTTTTAAGCATTTTATTAAACATAATTAGCTTAGATTCACAATAAATGATATAAAATAAAATTAGATTCATGAGATTTTTAATATTAAAATATATTACCATAATCTTAAATATATAAACTAATAAATAAATAGATTCGAAGTTTCGAAAGCTATATAACCTATACCACTAAAATTATACCCAAAGGTGGGATCGTGGATCCTATAGAGTTTATACAACAGTCAGCATGCTCTATAAAAAACACAATGTATAAGCTTAAATTAAAATACAATCCATTTTCAGAGAAGCCAATAAGAGGAAACACAAAATTTTTTGTGGGAAGGGTTAGTGAGCTTAGAGAAATTGGGGAAATCTTAGGAGCAGCAATGCATGGTAGTGTAGCTAATGCAGCCATAGTAGGAACAAAAGGTATTGGGAAAAGTTCAATGCTGAATATTATATATTATGCTACAAAAAAGCAAGGACATTGGGTAGTTGAGCTTACGGCATCTCAGATAACTCCAAGACAGTTCCTTATCCAACTCTTATATAACATATTAATTGAAAATCTTATATCTATAAATGGAACAATAAAATCAGATTATATGGAACACTCTCAAAGAATTTTAGAGATGTATAAGAGATTGAATAACTATGGTGATAAAGTACCTATACATTACCCAAGAGAAAGGATAGAGAGGGATTTGGAATATTTAATAAATGATGTTAAAGATGAGGATAAATTATGCATAATTCTTATTGATGAAGCTGACCAGTTTGCTAAAAAAAGCTGTTTATCCCTATTGCAATTTTTCCATTCATTTTTATATGAGGAAAATATTTTAGCTTTTTTTGCAGGCTCTCCAACATTAATGGATGATTTAACAAAAATATCTCCTCCAATAAAAGATAGAATTCCTAAAATTATAAATATGCCACCATTGTCAAAGGATGAATCTTATGATTTAATCAGAAGGAGGTTAGAAGACGCACATATAGATGGAGCTGATACATTCGAGCCATTTACAGAGGATGCTATAGATATGATAGTTGAAGAGTGTGATGGCATTCCAAGAAAGATAATAATGACCTGCTCAGAATCTATATCAATAGCTATAAAAAAACACTTAAGGAAGATAGATGAGAATATAGTTAAAGAGGCTTTACATCACCTTGGAATAAGTGTAGGACATCAAATTTTAAACCATCTAACCCCTGCACAGTCTGAGATTGTAAAGGCAATGGCAAAGCTTGGAGGAGCTGCTACAGTAACACAGTTAGCAGAGTATTTAAACAAATCCCCAAGCACTATAGGTACTCATCTATCTGACATATATGAGATGGGCTATATTTATAAAGAAAGGGATAAAAACAATGTTTATTACAAACTCTCTAAGGAATTGAAAGATGTGTTATTGGGTGAGGATAATGAATTGGAGTTGTGATATTCAGAATTTTGAACCTGATGTTAAAATTTCTTTAACAAGAGTGGGTGTTAAAAATTTAAAAAAACTTATTAGAATAAAAAGGAAAAATAAAAGGCCAATAATACTATTATCAACATTTAATGTATTTGTTAATCTCCCAAGTTCTCAAAAAGGAATACATATGTCAAGAAATCCAGAAGTTATTGAGGAGATAATAGATTCTGCTTTGGAAAAAGACAGTTATGAGATTGAGGAGATAGGGGCTGAAATAGTAAAAAAGTTATTTGAAAAGCATAATTATGCTACTGAAGCTGAGGTTATTATGATTAGTGATTTTATGGTTAAGGAGAAATCACCAGTATCAAAGAAGCTTTCTCAGGAGGTTCATAAAATTATAGGAGGGGCTAAAGGAAGAAAGGAAGGGGAGAAGATAAAGATAACAAAAATAGTTGGAGCTGAGGTTATAGGGATAACTGCATGTCCATGTGCTCAGAATTTAATAAGAGAAATCTCAGCAAAAAATTTAATGAAGTTAGGATATAGTAAGGAGGAGATAGAGAGGATATTAGATGCTGTTATATTAGCAACTCACAATCAGAGGGGAATTGGTAAGATAATATTAGAAATACCTGAAGGGTATAATGTTGAGATAATGGATATAATAGATATTATAAAAAAATCCATGAGCTCTGAAATCTATGGGATATTAAAAAGAGATGATGAAGCTTATATTGTAGAGAAAAGTCATAAAAATCCAAAATTTGTTGAAGACTGTGTTAGGGAGATGGCTAAACATATTGTGGAAAAATTCTCTTATCTCCCTGATGATACTAAAGTTGTGATAACTCAAATAAATTTAGAGAGTATTCATAGACATGATGCATTTGCAGAGAAAAAAGCAACATTAGGAGAATTAAGAAAAGAGCTCTGTGAAATTATCTAACTTTACTACCTTCTTTTACATCTCTATCTACTGTTAATAAGCTAACTGTTTTATCATCTTCAGCAGCTAATATCATTCCCTCTGATGTTATACCAAAGATCTTAGCTGGTTTTAAATTACAAATAACAATAACTTTCTTGTTTATTAGCTCCTCTGGTTTATAATACTCTTTTATTCCAGAAACTATTTGCCTCTTCTCATTTCCTAAATCAATTGTAAGTCTCAATAGTTTCTTTGAACCTTTCACTTCTTCAGCTTCAACAATCTTTCCCACTCTTAAATCAATTTTTTGGAAATCTTGAATATCAATAAATTCCATATTATCTCCTTTTAATTTGTTTTTTAATCTTTCTATATCATCATCTTCAACCTTTTTAAATACAATCTTTGGCTTCTTTAACTCATTACCCCTAATCTCTATATCTAACTCTTCATTCATTATATCTAAAATCTCTTTAGATTTTTTTGGCATATATGGGTATAGGAGATAAGCTATAGTTTTCACTAACTTACAGCAGACATAGAGGATCTGTTTTAATCTATCTTCACTCTCAATATTCCAAGGTTCCATTTTTTGGAAGTAACTATTACCCTCTATAGCTAGGTGCAATACATTAACCAAAGCTTCTCTAAATTTAAAACTCCTTATATTTTTATCATATTCATCTAAAGTTTTCTCTATCATATCTAATATTTTCTTGTCTTCATCTTCTAAACTATCAACTACAGGAACTGATTTAAACTTTCTATATGTAAATGTTAACACTCTATGGGTAAAGTTTCCAATAATATTTATAAGCTCATTATTTATCTTATTTTTAAACTCTTCAAATGAGAAATCACTATCTTTGAATAATGGTGATGCTATAATTAAATAATATCTCAAATAATC from Methanocaldococcus villosus KIN24-T80 includes these protein-coding regions:
- the cobI gene encoding precorrin-2 C(20)-methyltransferase produces the protein MPLKKVYGVGVGPGDRELITLKALRVLKEVNKVFVPISKLGRRSLAYEIIKDFIKDKHIEELLFPMVKDKNKLKSYWDEALRKILKEDGEVAIVTIGDPTLYSTFSYLWKLLKENGVEVEVINGVSSIFASAKALNMPLVEGDEKLCILPQGKDLYKYIDEFDTIIVMKTKNLKECLKDIMNRDDILIGLVKKASFNDEKVFFGKIKDAKFEEFNDYLSMAIIKKVKE
- a CDS encoding Fic family protein, whose translation is MRLIKYFPEEFKNGLYLIPTDKDNISEENKILIGDSVIIKVFSTPNVKKTLSKILYIIKDKYYLFKDINKAVWLKNFLNYVNKKIYFDNYYRAKKAWFRLIKDLFKDLEKDFNRFMGKFINILKVLNPILVFGLHDIRKWNYKKGFINFIKYLRKHNISIVLRYPLEAHGLIKSLFPEAILNVDVAIRYFAKIHGYYISKKVARYLLEITNGNLEMVYIILKHSKREIRNLRELKIPWLKILPYIVDSKYRKLVEVIIEVRSFKIEDIINKVDYSLSTIYRYLNDLVDLGILSKVRYKRYVRFRLKIKKEKILELIKNYSFENWFSIFLMECFPIDVSKFR
- a CDS encoding ArsR family transcriptional regulator translates to MDPIEFIQQSACSIKNTMYKLKLKYNPFSEKPIRGNTKFFVGRVSELREIGEILGAAMHGSVANAAIVGTKGIGKSSMLNIIYYATKKQGHWVVELTASQITPRQFLIQLLYNILIENLISINGTIKSDYMEHSQRILEMYKRLNNYGDKVPIHYPRERIERDLEYLINDVKDEDKLCIILIDEADQFAKKSCLSLLQFFHSFLYEENILAFFAGSPTLMDDLTKISPPIKDRIPKIINMPPLSKDESYDLIRRRLEDAHIDGADTFEPFTEDAIDMIVEECDGIPRKIIMTCSESISIAIKKHLRKIDENIVKEALHHLGISVGHQILNHLTPAQSEIVKAMAKLGGAATVTQLAEYLNKSPSTIGTHLSDIYEMGYIYKERDKNNVYYKLSKELKDVLLGEDNELEL
- the mptA gene encoding GTP cyclohydrolase MptA produces the protein MNWSCDIQNFEPDVKISLTRVGVKNLKKLIRIKRKNKRPIILLSTFNVFVNLPSSQKGIHMSRNPEVIEEIIDSALEKDSYEIEEIGAEIVKKLFEKHNYATEAEVIMISDFMVKEKSPVSKKLSQEVHKIIGGAKGRKEGEKIKITKIVGAEVIGITACPCAQNLIREISAKNLMKLGYSKEEIERILDAVILATHNQRGIGKIILEIPEGYNVEIMDIIDIIKKSMSSEIYGILKRDDEAYIVEKSHKNPKFVEDCVREMAKHIVEKFSYLPDDTKVVITQINLESIHRHDAFAEKKATLGELRKELCEII